A single window of Zea mays cultivar B73 chromosome 10, Zm-B73-REFERENCE-NAM-5.0, whole genome shotgun sequence DNA harbors:
- the LOC118473601 gene encoding protein LURP-one-related 6, with amino-acid sequence MAATPDRVNADLHRRLAVDTPPPPQGGIVQALSTRNRWNGYSMDYQGKNKLVFSLTDPKSCTAQGRDCTIVDCTRKIVAQMGKKELMGGKDFYHVEVQSGYDQAFIIGVMAILDSIHGERHGTNRRHLKLSKADASRGYLLSGHMIDA; translated from the exons ATGGCTGCCACTCCGGACCGCGTCAATGCCGACCTTCATCGTCGCCTCGCCGTCGACACTCCACCGCCGCCCCAG GGAGGAATCGTCCAGGCACTAAGCACAAGGAACAGATGGAATGGGTACTCCATGGATTACCAAGGAAAAAACAAGCTGGTTTTTAGCCTAACTGATCCGAAATCATGCACAGCACAAG GTAGAGACTGTACGATAGTTGATTGCACCAGAAAAATAGTAGCCCAG ATGGGTAAGAAAGAGCTGATGGGAGGCAAGGACTTCTACCATGTGGAAGTACAGTCAGGATATGACCAAGCTTTCATCATTGGGGTGATGGCAATTCTTGACAGCATACATGGAGAAAGACATGGGACAAATAGAAGACATCTAAAGCTTTCCAAGGCAGATGCCTCCAGAGGATATCTACTCTCTGGTCATATGATCGATGCATAG